In Bacteriovorax stolpii, a single genomic region encodes these proteins:
- a CDS encoding SIMPL domain-containing protein, with protein sequence MNSVSSLVVAFGVALGGFFIGNGIIQFKKLDRVVEVKGLSERVVDANEARWSLTYNVASDNMSDLNKKISDIQKTTLAFLEAEGFTKDEIIKDAGNITDKEAQEYGERKGARFVARGGFVVTSTKIDKLVAASQKTDELLSKGVALSGSRVSYYFTALNDIKPQMLEEATKNARAAAQSFAANAGAKVGDIKNASQGLFSIGSPINDYDADSSLKKKVRVVSQVIFYLD encoded by the coding sequence ATGAATTCAGTGTCGAGTTTAGTTGTTGCATTTGGAGTTGCTTTAGGCGGATTTTTTATCGGTAACGGGATTATTCAATTTAAGAAACTAGACCGCGTGGTGGAAGTTAAAGGACTTTCTGAACGCGTAGTGGATGCCAACGAGGCGAGATGGTCACTGACTTACAATGTGGCTTCAGACAACATGAGCGATCTTAATAAGAAGATTAGCGACATTCAAAAGACAACTTTAGCTTTTTTAGAAGCTGAGGGTTTTACAAAAGACGAAATTATTAAAGACGCTGGAAATATCACAGATAAAGAAGCGCAAGAGTACGGTGAGAGAAAAGGCGCGCGTTTTGTGGCCCGTGGTGGATTCGTGGTGACGAGTACAAAAATTGATAAGCTGGTTGCTGCCAGCCAGAAGACCGATGAGCTTTTAAGCAAAGGTGTTGCTCTTTCAGGAAGCCGTGTGAGTTATTACTTTACGGCCTTAAATGATATCAAACCTCAGATGCTGGAAGAAGCGACTAAAAACGCCAGAGCGGCAGCTCAGAGTTTTGCGGCCAATGCTGGTGCAAAGGTCGGAGACATTAAAAATGCCTCTCAAGGGCTTTTTTCAATTGGGTCGCCGATTAATGATTATGATGCTGATTCGTCGCTAAAGAAAAAGGTGAGAGTTGTAAGTCAGGTGATTTTTTACTTGGATTAA
- the ppdK gene encoding pyruvate, phosphate dikinase — protein sequence MTKQWVYLFSAEKTEGNKDMKDLLGGKGANLAEMCSLKLAVPPGFTVTTEACLDYEKNEKAINQDVKAQVLKAIAEVEKLTGKKFGDNANPLLFSVRSGARASMPGMMDTVLNLGLNDQSVLGLAKLTNNERFAWDSYRRFIQMYANVVMDFNISLLEATMEDLKEARGVHDDTQLSAGDLKELVTVFKKIILEESGESFPTDPMEQLWLAIAAVFNSWGNPRAVKYREIYDIPHTWGTAVNVQSMVFGNMGDDCATGVCFTRDPSTGEAKFFGEYLINAQGEDVVAGIRTPQPINNFSKNDSNKNFKTLEEAMPKAFAELTEVYKKLEGHYKDMQDIEFTIENKKLYILQTRNGKRTAAAGIKIAVDLVSEGILTKQEALLRVNAEDLNQLLHPRLDPKATKKMIAKGLPASPGAGAGIIAFSSERAHTLAEEGKKVILVRQETSPEDIAGMVASQGILTARGGMTSHAAVVARGMGKPCVAGCSALMIDYAAGTLTVDGKRYKEGDSLTIDGGTGEVIEGIVPTIDAAITADFATFMQWSDEFRKLGVRTNADTPEDSKVAVKFGAEGIGLCRTEHMFFEKDRILAVREMIFANTLEDRKKALAKILPFQREDFVGIFSALNGLPVNIRLLDPPLHEFLPHTNEEKKELADSLGLDMKTIEHRGEQLHEFNPMLGHRGCRLGITFPEIYRMQVQAIAEAAVICTEKGMTVLPEIMIPLVAVEGELTILKEDAIAEVERVFKEKGKKVKYKVGTMIELPRAAIMGGQIAKHAEFFSFGTNDLTQTTFGLSRDDAGKFLPEYVNKTLVPTDPFVSIDQDGVGFLMKHAVTEGRKTNPDMHFGICGEHGGEPKSIEFCHKIGLDYVSCSPYRVPIARLAAAQAAIKNTK from the coding sequence ATGACAAAACAATGGGTGTATCTCTTTAGCGCAGAAAAGACGGAAGGGAACAAAGACATGAAAGATCTTCTTGGTGGAAAAGGTGCAAACCTTGCCGAGATGTGTTCTTTAAAACTGGCTGTTCCTCCAGGATTCACAGTTACGACAGAAGCTTGTCTGGATTATGAAAAAAATGAAAAAGCAATCAACCAAGACGTAAAAGCTCAGGTGTTGAAGGCCATTGCAGAAGTTGAAAAACTGACTGGAAAAAAATTCGGTGACAATGCCAATCCACTACTTTTCTCTGTTCGTTCAGGGGCCCGCGCTTCAATGCCAGGGATGATGGACACAGTTTTAAACCTTGGTCTTAACGATCAGTCGGTTTTAGGTTTAGCTAAACTAACAAACAACGAAAGATTTGCCTGGGACTCATACAGACGTTTCATCCAGATGTACGCAAACGTTGTTATGGATTTCAATATCTCGCTTCTTGAAGCGACGATGGAAGATTTAAAAGAAGCTCGTGGTGTTCACGATGATACTCAGCTTTCAGCTGGGGATTTAAAAGAACTAGTGACAGTTTTCAAAAAAATCATCCTTGAAGAGTCAGGGGAGTCTTTCCCGACTGATCCAATGGAGCAGCTATGGCTGGCAATCGCAGCCGTCTTTAACTCTTGGGGAAATCCAAGAGCTGTGAAGTACCGCGAGATCTACGACATCCCTCATACGTGGGGAACAGCCGTTAACGTTCAGTCGATGGTTTTTGGTAACATGGGCGATGACTGCGCAACAGGTGTATGTTTTACTCGCGACCCATCTACTGGAGAAGCGAAGTTTTTCGGTGAGTACCTCATCAACGCCCAAGGCGAAGACGTTGTAGCAGGGATCAGAACTCCTCAACCGATCAACAACTTCTCTAAAAACGACTCGAACAAAAACTTCAAGACTTTAGAAGAAGCTATGCCAAAAGCATTTGCTGAACTAACTGAAGTTTACAAGAAACTCGAAGGTCACTACAAAGACATGCAGGACATCGAGTTTACTATTGAAAACAAAAAACTTTATATCCTTCAGACAAGAAACGGAAAGAGAACAGCAGCAGCTGGAATCAAGATTGCCGTTGATCTTGTAAGTGAAGGGATCTTAACAAAACAAGAAGCTCTTCTTCGTGTAAACGCTGAAGACCTAAACCAACTTCTTCACCCTCGCCTGGACCCGAAAGCAACTAAGAAAATGATTGCAAAAGGTCTTCCAGCGTCTCCTGGTGCTGGAGCTGGTATTATTGCTTTCTCTTCTGAGCGCGCTCACACGCTTGCAGAAGAAGGGAAAAAAGTTATCCTGGTTCGCCAGGAAACATCACCAGAAGACATCGCGGGTATGGTTGCTTCTCAAGGGATTCTAACAGCTCGTGGAGGGATGACTTCTCACGCGGCGGTAGTTGCCCGTGGAATGGGGAAACCATGTGTCGCTGGATGTTCTGCTCTTATGATCGACTACGCTGCCGGGACATTGACAGTTGATGGGAAACGCTACAAAGAAGGCGATTCACTGACAATTGATGGTGGAACAGGAGAAGTTATCGAAGGAATCGTGCCAACAATTGATGCTGCTATCACAGCTGACTTCGCAACTTTCATGCAATGGTCTGATGAGTTCAGAAAACTTGGCGTAAGAACAAATGCTGACACTCCAGAAGATTCAAAAGTAGCAGTGAAGTTCGGAGCTGAAGGGATTGGTCTTTGTCGTACAGAACACATGTTCTTTGAAAAAGATAGAATCCTTGCTGTTCGTGAGATGATTTTCGCCAACACACTTGAAGACAGAAAAAAAGCACTGGCAAAAATTCTTCCTTTCCAAAGAGAAGACTTTGTCGGGATTTTTTCTGCGCTTAATGGTCTTCCGGTAAATATTCGTCTACTGGATCCACCTCTACACGAGTTCCTTCCTCATACAAATGAAGAAAAGAAAGAACTTGCTGATAGCTTAGGTCTTGATATGAAAACGATTGAACACAGAGGCGAGCAGCTTCATGAGTTCAACCCGATGTTAGGACACAGAGGATGTCGTCTAGGAATTACATTCCCGGAAATCTACCGCATGCAAGTTCAGGCCATTGCTGAAGCAGCAGTGATCTGTACAGAAAAGGGAATGACTGTTCTTCCAGAGATCATGATTCCTCTTGTTGCAGTTGAAGGGGAGTTAACAATCCTTAAAGAAGACGCTATCGCTGAAGTTGAGCGCGTGTTTAAAGAAAAAGGAAAGAAAGTTAAGTACAAAGTTGGAACAATGATCGAGCTTCCAAGAGCAGCGATCATGGGTGGACAAATTGCTAAGCACGCTGAGTTCTTCTCGTTTGGTACAAACGACTTAACTCAGACGACGTTTGGTCTGTCTCGTGACGATGCAGGTAAGTTTCTTCCTGAGTACGTTAATAAGACACTGGTCCCAACTGATCCGTTTGTTTCAATCGATCAAGATGGTGTAGGTTTCCTAATGAAACACGCTGTAACTGAAGGAAGAAAAACAAACCCGGATATGCACTTTGGTATTTGCGGAGAGCATGGCGGGGAGCCGAAATCAATTGAGTTTTGTCACAAGATTGGACTTGATTACGTTTCTTGTTCGCCTTACCGTGTTCCAATCGCTCGTCTGGCAGCTGCGCAAGCTGCAATCAAGAACACAAAATAG
- a CDS encoding VOC family protein, producing the protein MITGYKDIYYNVKDMKKAVTFYQEALQMFVETGDEYWTSMVVGNLCLGLHWNEGQDVPKTVRDNHGQENGGTLTLSSDNIEEDRARIEKYGGKILSENKQPWGHMLVFEDVDGNILKLMK; encoded by the coding sequence ATGATCACAGGGTACAAAGACATTTATTACAATGTTAAAGACATGAAAAAAGCCGTGACCTTCTATCAAGAAGCATTACAGATGTTTGTTGAGACAGGAGATGAGTACTGGACGAGCATGGTGGTGGGTAACCTGTGTTTAGGGCTTCACTGGAATGAAGGCCAGGACGTTCCAAAAACTGTACGCGATAATCACGGGCAGGAAAATGGAGGAACATTAACCCTTTCTTCAGACAATATCGAAGAGGACCGCGCACGTATTGAAAAATACGGCGGGAAAATCCTAAGCGAAAACAAGCAGCCTTGGGGCCATATGCTGGTGTTTGAAGATGTTGACGGAAACATTTTAAAGTTGATGAAGTAA
- the metK gene encoding methionine adenosyltransferase, giving the protein MLKDYIFTSESVTEGHPDKIADQISDAVLDAMLAQDPKSRVACETLITTGLVVLAGEVTTNANVDFQKIVRSTVANIGYDDSRKGFDAHTCGVTVALGKQSQDIAQGVNENEGTYLEQGAGDQGLMFGYAVNETASFMPLTIDLSHNLARRLSEVRKNGTLPLLRADGKTQVSAQYVNGKVARLDAIVVSTQHAEEMTLKQIEEGVRAEVINKVVPANLIDNNTKIFINPTGRFVIGGPMGDCGLTGRKIIVDTYGGHGAHGGGAFSGKDPSKVDRSAAYAARHVAKHIVAAGLAERALVQVAYAIGVAKPVSFLVDTFGTEKVDMTKLNAVINEMFDMRPKAIIQRLDLLRPIYSQTAAYGHFGRDLFPWEKLDRLEELKSHF; this is encoded by the coding sequence ATGTTAAAAGATTACATCTTTACATCTGAGTCTGTTACTGAAGGTCACCCGGATAAAATCGCTGACCAAATCTCTGATGCGGTATTGGATGCAATGCTAGCTCAAGACCCAAAATCACGTGTTGCGTGTGAAACACTAATCACTACTGGTCTAGTTGTTCTAGCAGGTGAAGTGACAACAAACGCTAACGTTGATTTCCAAAAAATCGTAAGAAGTACTGTGGCGAACATCGGATACGATGATTCAAGAAAAGGGTTCGACGCTCATACTTGTGGTGTGACTGTTGCTCTTGGAAAGCAGTCTCAAGATATCGCTCAAGGTGTTAACGAAAACGAAGGGACGTACCTTGAACAAGGTGCTGGGGACCAAGGTCTAATGTTTGGTTACGCAGTTAACGAAACAGCTAGCTTCATGCCACTTACAATCGATCTATCTCACAACTTAGCTCGTAGACTTTCTGAAGTTAGAAAGAATGGAACTCTTCCACTTCTTCGCGCTGACGGTAAGACTCAAGTTTCTGCTCAGTACGTGAATGGAAAAGTAGCTCGTCTAGATGCTATCGTTGTTTCTACTCAGCACGCAGAAGAAATGACTCTTAAACAAATCGAAGAAGGTGTTAGAGCTGAAGTTATCAACAAAGTTGTTCCAGCTAACCTAATCGATAACAACACTAAAATCTTCATTAACCCAACAGGTCGTTTCGTTATTGGTGGACCAATGGGAGACTGTGGTCTTACTGGAAGAAAAATCATCGTAGATACTTACGGTGGTCACGGAGCTCACGGTGGTGGAGCTTTCTCTGGTAAAGATCCTTCAAAAGTAGACCGTTCAGCTGCATACGCTGCTCGCCACGTAGCGAAGCACATCGTTGCTGCTGGTCTTGCTGAGAGAGCTCTAGTACAAGTTGCCTACGCAATTGGTGTTGCTAAGCCAGTTTCTTTCCTAGTTGATACATTCGGAACAGAAAAAGTTGATATGACTAAGCTAAACGCTGTTATCAACGAAATGTTTGATATGAGACCAAAGGCTATCATCCAAAGACTAGATCTTCTAAGACCGATCTACTCTCAGACAGCTGCTTACGGTCACTTTGGACGCGATCTATTCCCATGGGAAAAACTAGACCGTCTAGAAGAATTAAAATCACACTTCTAA
- a CDS encoding glycine--tRNA ligase, translating into MSDLVALCKQRGFIFQSSEIYGGLNSCWDMGPYGVELKNNLKNRWWKAMTLRQDVVGVDASILMHPTVWKASGHVDGFSDPMVDCKVCKERFRADNIDMTKPCPKCGSKDSYTDVRQFNLMFKTQMGAMEDTSSMVYLRPETAQGIFVNFLNVQTTMRKKLPFGIAQIGKAFRNEITPGNFIFRTREFEQMEMQYFVKPGTQKESMEAWKEIRWKWHLENGLRAEKIKWAPHGPDSLAHYADAATDIEYEFPMGWGEMEGIHSRTDFDLKQHQEYSGKNMNYVDQVNNEKYLPYVIETSVGADRCLLAIMCDAYRLENEGDADKERSVMKFHPALSPIKTAILPLSKKSELEEVSTKLFEDIGGVYKSEYDVAGTIGKRYRRQDEIGTPFCITVDFDTLNDHAVTVRDRDTMVQERIAIANVQNYLKDKFKF; encoded by the coding sequence ATGAGTGATTTAGTGGCCCTGTGTAAGCAACGTGGATTTATTTTTCAATCATCAGAAATTTATGGTGGATTGAACTCATGTTGGGATATGGGTCCTTACGGAGTTGAGTTAAAAAATAACTTAAAGAACCGTTGGTGGAAAGCGATGACTCTTCGTCAGGATGTTGTAGGTGTTGATGCTTCAATTCTTATGCACCCGACAGTTTGGAAAGCTTCAGGACACGTTGATGGTTTCTCTGACCCAATGGTTGACTGTAAAGTTTGTAAAGAAAGATTCAGAGCGGACAACATCGACATGACTAAACCATGTCCGAAGTGTGGATCAAAAGATTCATACACAGACGTTCGCCAATTCAACTTAATGTTTAAAACTCAAATGGGAGCGATGGAAGATACGTCTTCTATGGTTTACCTAAGACCAGAAACGGCTCAAGGGATTTTCGTAAACTTCCTTAACGTTCAAACGACGATGAGAAAAAAATTACCATTCGGTATTGCTCAAATCGGTAAAGCATTTAGAAATGAAATCACTCCAGGTAACTTCATTTTCAGAACTCGTGAGTTCGAACAAATGGAAATGCAATATTTCGTAAAACCAGGAACACAAAAAGAGTCAATGGAAGCGTGGAAAGAAATCCGTTGGAAGTGGCACCTTGAAAACGGTCTGCGCGCAGAGAAGATCAAGTGGGCACCACACGGACCAGACTCACTCGCTCACTACGCTGACGCTGCAACAGATATCGAATACGAATTCCCAATGGGATGGGGAGAGATGGAAGGGATCCACTCTCGTACAGATTTCGACTTAAAACAACACCAGGAATACTCTGGGAAGAACATGAACTATGTTGATCAAGTCAACAACGAAAAATATCTTCCGTACGTAATCGAAACTTCGGTTGGTGCTGATAGATGTTTACTAGCGATCATGTGTGACGCTTACAGACTAGAAAACGAAGGTGATGCGGACAAGGAAAGATCAGTAATGAAATTCCACCCGGCCCTTTCTCCAATCAAGACAGCAATTCTTCCGCTTTCTAAAAAATCAGAACTAGAAGAAGTGTCGACAAAGCTATTTGAAGATATCGGTGGCGTTTATAAATCAGAATACGATGTGGCGGGTACAATTGGAAAACGTTACAGACGTCAGGATGAAATCGGAACTCCATTCTGTATTACAGTGGACTTCGATACACTAAACGATCATGCTGTTACAGTTCGCGACCGCGATACAATGGTTCAGGAAAGAATCGCGATTGCTAACGTACAAAATTACTTAAAAGATAAATTTAAATTTTAG
- a CDS encoding UDP-N-acetylmuramate--L-alanine ligase: MNLANKLDYSALRKLQKDIKRVFFYRVCGTGMGAAACLLKEKGYDVEGGDINFYPPMSTYLESTGIPLHKLDKITQEFLKSFDLIVVGNVVPNGGPDARMIEELGVNFSSFPTAIGALVLSDVNVIGIAGTHGKTTTTYLATQVFENLNALPGYLIGGVMEGRPSSKLGSGKYFFIESDEYDSAYFEKISKFRSYSLDNLILTSLEFDHADIFNSVEEIKDQFRAAIPHIEKKFIITSDYVAANELFSEFSNGDKTRWMKYGENSEVGPKILSADPSGTTFQLKLNKEEYTFQTNLIGKHNVLNLAAVIIYALTEGFTKEEIANAIKDLQMVKRRQEVRGVYKGALVIDDFAHHPRAVELTLDGIITKYPGKNIHVIMEPNSATARSAIFQKEFEESLRRAASVIFTKPTRPTSVKNVGDLDIYKIVEEVKKSGRPGSVVGTLDELMTEIEKITGPQNVVLILSNGTCLGLWESDFVKNLSK, encoded by the coding sequence ATGAATTTAGCAAACAAACTTGACTATAGTGCTTTAAGAAAGCTGCAAAAAGATATTAAGCGAGTGTTTTTTTACAGAGTGTGCGGAACCGGAATGGGAGCTGCCGCTTGTTTGTTAAAAGAAAAAGGATATGACGTTGAAGGTGGGGATATTAATTTTTATCCACCGATGAGCACTTATCTTGAGTCAACTGGTATCCCATTACATAAGCTTGATAAAATCACTCAGGAGTTTTTAAAGTCATTTGACCTGATTGTTGTCGGTAACGTTGTTCCAAATGGCGGACCTGATGCGCGCATGATTGAAGAGCTTGGTGTGAATTTTTCATCTTTCCCAACGGCCATTGGTGCATTGGTTTTAAGTGATGTGAATGTTATCGGAATTGCCGGAACTCACGGTAAAACGACGACAACTTATTTAGCTACACAAGTTTTTGAAAATCTAAATGCACTTCCTGGTTATTTAATCGGTGGGGTCATGGAAGGGCGTCCTTCTTCAAAGCTAGGAAGTGGGAAGTACTTCTTCATTGAATCAGATGAATATGATTCTGCTTATTTCGAAAAGATCTCTAAGTTCAGGTCATACTCTCTTGATAACCTGATTTTAACTTCTCTTGAATTTGATCACGCTGATATTTTTAACTCAGTTGAAGAAATCAAGGATCAATTTAGAGCGGCCATCCCACATATTGAAAAGAAATTCATCATCACATCTGACTATGTGGCAGCGAATGAACTTTTTAGTGAATTCAGCAACGGTGATAAGACTCGTTGGATGAAGTACGGCGAGAATTCTGAGGTTGGACCAAAAATTTTATCGGCCGATCCATCAGGAACAACATTCCAGTTAAAACTTAATAAAGAAGAATACACTTTCCAAACAAACTTGATTGGAAAGCATAACGTTTTAAACCTTGCTGCTGTTATCATTTATGCTCTCACAGAAGGTTTTACTAAAGAAGAAATTGCCAACGCCATCAAAGACCTGCAAATGGTTAAGCGTCGTCAGGAAGTTCGCGGAGTGTATAAAGGTGCTCTGGTGATCGATGACTTTGCTCATCACCCACGTGCAGTTGAATTAACTCTTGATGGAATCATCACAAAATACCCTGGAAAAAATATTCACGTTATTATGGAGCCAAATTCGGCGACAGCAAGAAGTGCGATTTTCCAGAAAGAGTTTGAAGAATCTCTAAGACGAGCAGCTTCGGTTATTTTCACTAAACCAACAAGACCAACAAGTGTTAAAAACGTTGGTGACCTGGACATTTATAAAATCGTTGAAGAAGTTAAGAAATCGGGAAGACCGGGAAGTGTTGTCGGGACCCTTGATGAATTGATGACTGAGATTGAAAAAATCACCGGGCCACAAAACGTCGTACTTATTTTAAGTAACGGAACTTGTCTGGGGCTTTGGGAGTCTGACTTCGTTAAAAATCTTTCTAAATAA
- a CDS encoding c-type cytochrome, whose product MPYMKNVVMGTLLLALAGCNFIDPDKGPLAFSSGKTIINPIKTDTDKPETEVEKDLVYLDIKKNLFDMSCTRCHNPENAVKKGRLDLTKKELILENYDDIIYRMTDAFDLGIDYMPPRGNRVSPEVIKQLKAWKADQAYLNIQKTVFEASCTKCHNPNNKRRMDLTSKEVIVENYDKILYRMTDAFEEMNRPMPPIGKGERVSAKLVEELKAWKASL is encoded by the coding sequence ATGCCCTATATGAAAAACGTAGTGATGGGAACTCTTTTACTGGCCCTGGCCGGATGTAATTTTATCGATCCTGATAAAGGCCCGCTTGCTTTTTCATCGGGCAAAACAATCATCAATCCAATCAAAACTGACACTGATAAACCTGAGACTGAAGTTGAAAAAGACCTCGTGTACCTCGACATCAAAAAGAACCTTTTTGATATGAGTTGTACGAGATGCCACAACCCTGAAAACGCCGTCAAAAAAGGCCGTCTCGATTTAACAAAGAAGGAATTGATCTTGGAAAATTACGACGACATCATTTACCGCATGACTGATGCTTTCGATCTTGGCATAGATTATATGCCACCTAGAGGAAACCGCGTGTCTCCAGAGGTCATTAAACAGCTTAAAGCATGGAAGGCAGATCAGGCTTACCTAAACATCCAAAAGACGGTTTTTGAAGCAAGCTGTACAAAATGTCACAACCCAAACAACAAACGCCGAATGGATTTAACTTCGAAAGAAGTTATCGTTGAAAACTACGATAAAATCCTCTATCGCATGACTGATGCTTTCGAAGAAATGAACCGCCCGATGCCACCGATTGGAAAAGGCGAAAGAGTTTCTGCTAAGTTGGTTGAAGAACTTAAGGCCTGGAAAGCTTCTCTTTAA
- a CDS encoding sigma-54-dependent transcriptional regulator — translation MNDFQFLHTSYEQDPTRDQKGSGLTNQMKLPDIYLVEDDRVLGTTIKKYLERKLNLNVHFFLTPTECLLELDKKIKAETVVNQKPFCLITDISFEAGGSDGLLLIDLLKERGHHFVSIVMTGFASIETAINATKKGVFHYLTKPFELDVLTDLVTKAFTKKLNVPASAFAAAETMAQKSVVSQSTQAPHLFQSKFKIEAPGPDDIFCGMVGRSKQMKQVFERIKKVAASDSTVFISGPSGTGKELVANALHNLSPRKAHNMVSVNCGAIPSELLESELFGHEKGAFTGAISSRKGRFEMAHRGTIFLDEIGDMPLLLQVKLLRVLQNRVIERVGSTETTEIDVRIITATHRNLEDSVSEGNFREDLYYRLNVIPIKIPALCERREDIPLMISYFLSKFVSADGRNNIEFDDETLELLIGYDWPGNVRELENLIERLVILKGGNQIKVSDLPAKFLKTSPQNVEAYKNIISLPDEGVDLKQLLSDIEDSLINQALEVTGGNKNQASKLLSMNRTTLIEKMKKKGFLQLN, via the coding sequence GTGAATGATTTTCAATTTCTCCATACTTCTTACGAACAAGATCCCACGAGGGATCAAAAGGGGTCTGGGCTGACAAATCAAATGAAGCTCCCGGATATTTATCTGGTCGAAGATGATCGCGTTTTAGGAACGACGATTAAGAAATACCTGGAAAGAAAACTCAATCTCAATGTTCACTTTTTCCTTACTCCCACTGAATGCCTTTTAGAACTCGATAAAAAAATCAAAGCAGAAACAGTTGTTAACCAAAAGCCATTTTGCTTAATCACAGACATCAGCTTCGAAGCTGGTGGATCAGATGGACTTCTTCTTATCGATCTTTTAAAAGAGCGTGGACACCACTTTGTTTCAATCGTTATGACAGGCTTCGCTTCAATTGAGACGGCCATCAATGCAACTAAAAAAGGGGTCTTCCACTATTTAACAAAACCTTTCGAGCTGGATGTCTTAACTGACCTGGTAACGAAGGCTTTCACCAAAAAATTAAACGTTCCAGCTTCTGCCTTTGCAGCCGCTGAAACGATGGCCCAGAAGTCGGTTGTCTCGCAGTCGACTCAAGCGCCTCACTTGTTCCAATCAAAGTTTAAGATCGAAGCACCAGGGCCTGATGATATTTTCTGTGGCATGGTTGGGCGCTCTAAGCAGATGAAGCAGGTTTTTGAACGCATTAAAAAAGTAGCAGCGAGTGATTCAACTGTTTTTATCTCTGGACCGTCAGGGACTGGGAAGGAACTGGTAGCGAACGCTCTTCACAATCTTTCTCCAAGAAAAGCGCACAACATGGTTTCAGTAAACTGTGGAGCGATTCCTTCGGAGCTTTTAGAGAGTGAATTGTTTGGACACGAAAAAGGAGCCTTCACTGGAGCGATCTCTTCTCGCAAGGGACGTTTTGAAATGGCCCACAGAGGAACGATCTTCCTGGATGAAATCGGGGATATGCCGCTTCTTCTTCAGGTAAAACTTCTTCGCGTGCTTCAAAACAGAGTGATCGAGAGAGTTGGGTCAACTGAAACAACTGAAATCGATGTTCGTATCATCACTGCGACTCACAGAAATCTTGAAGACTCTGTCTCTGAAGGAAATTTCAGAGAAGATTTATACTACCGCTTAAATGTTATTCCGATTAAGATCCCGGCACTATGTGAGCGTCGCGAAGATATCCCGCTAATGATTTCGTACTTCCTGTCGAAATTCGTAAGTGCGGATGGAAGAAACAATATTGAGTTTGATGATGAAACACTAGAGCTTCTTATCGGGTACGACTGGCCAGGAAACGTTCGTGAACTGGAAAACCTCATTGAAAGATTAGTCATTTTAAAAGGTGGAAACCAGATTAAGGTTTCAGACCTTCCAGCAAAATTCTTAAAGACGTCTCCACAAAACGTCGAAGCCTATAAAAATATTATTTCTTTACCAGACGAGGGAGTTGACCTTAAGCAGCTTCTTTCAGACATCGAGGACTCGCTCATTAACCAGGCCCTTGAAGTAACTGGTGGAAATAAGAATCAAGCCTCTAAACTTCTTTCAATGAACCGCACGACGTTAATTGAAAAGATGAAAAAGAAAGGATTCCTACAGTTAAATTAA
- a CDS encoding serine hydrolase produces MKNELINLGLELLDQQHFDSLAVGVIDFKNNSFESFEIAATNVVSPKPYLYFDLASLTKPLTNSAVRLKEPGLFDEKNSLLLNHIAGLPSGGLLSKDTWREELLAYDIKLSPTLYSDYSSLRCMLEIEKKSGKKLKDLCSYYFDPEMLHWKELPDGAFSPEYGIRNKHVVSGEVHDNNCYNIGEFISHAGLFATVGGLCRSLLNWNKTIKLNDQLAEAFKSHKNEDRFILGFDHVMDPENTLAGKGATTKTFGHLGFTGTSFWIDLEQQKGSVILTNATQTYWYERSGLTHLRKTLGEAIWRI; encoded by the coding sequence ATGAAAAACGAATTAATAAATTTAGGCCTTGAACTTTTAGATCAGCAGCACTTCGATTCACTTGCTGTTGGCGTGATTGATTTTAAGAATAACTCATTTGAAAGCTTTGAGATCGCTGCTACGAATGTTGTATCGCCAAAGCCTTACTTATATTTTGACCTGGCAAGTTTAACTAAACCTCTGACGAATTCAGCGGTGAGATTAAAGGAGCCAGGACTTTTTGATGAAAAGAATTCGCTTCTATTAAATCACATTGCGGGCCTGCCAAGCGGAGGGCTTCTCTCAAAAGATACATGGAGAGAAGAGCTCCTGGCCTACGATATTAAATTGTCTCCGACTTTATACTCTGATTACTCATCCCTTCGCTGCATGCTGGAGATTGAAAAAAAGTCGGGGAAAAAATTAAAGGATTTATGTTCGTATTATTTTGATCCTGAAATGCTTCACTGGAAAGAGCTTCCAGACGGGGCCTTTTCACCAGAGTATGGAATCCGAAACAAGCACGTCGTAAGTGGAGAAGTTCATGATAATAATTGCTACAACATTGGCGAGTTTATTTCTCACGCTGGTTTATTTGCGACTGTCGGAGGCCTGTGCCGTTCGCTCCTTAATTGGAATAAGACGATCAAACTAAATGATCAGCTTGCAGAAGCCTTTAAGTCACATAAAAATGAAGACCGTTTTATCCTGGGTTTTGACCATGTCATGGACCCGGAAAATACACTGGCAGGAAAGGGAGCTACGACAAAAACATTTGGTCATTTAGGATTTACCGGAACATCGTTCTGGATAGATCTTGAACAACAAAAAGGTTCAGTCATTCTGACTAACGCCACTCAAACTTACTGGTATGAACGATCGGGATTAACCCATCTTAGAAAAACACTTGGTGAAGCTATCTGGAGGATTTAA